The Pararhizobium sp. IMCC21322 sequence CGGCTGAAGAAATTCGGCGACACGCACTGTCTGAACCAGATATTTGTGCGGCCCCACATTCACAAACAGCCCACGCATTTCCAACTGCCAGTGGAAATAGGAGCGCCCATGGATGGCCATGTTCAATCCGACCGCCACAGACACAGTCAACAAAAGCGCGATAGTGAGGCCGTAGCCGCCAGTGAGTTCAAATACGATCATAGTTGTGGAAATTGGTGCGCCAATGACTGCAGCCGACACAGCACCCATGCCCAGAATGGCATAGAGGCCCTGACTTGAGGCCATTTCCGGGAAGGCACTGGCGGCGATGATACCGAAGGCACCGCCAGCCATGGCACCCACATAAAGGGCAGGGGAGAATATGCCACCGCCAAAGCGCGACGCCAGCGTGATGGAGGTTGCAGCAGTTTTTGCAACAATCAGGGCCAGCATTAACGTCAACGGCAGTTGCTGTCTCAACGCCTGATCGGTTGCCTCATATCCCACACCCAGAACCTGCGGGAACCACAGTGCAATCAACCCAACCAGAAATCCTCCAACGACCGGCCGCAGAAAAAACGGAAAGGTCAGTCGGCGCGTGAGATAATCTGTACCGATCAGGGAAAACTGGAAAATCACAGCAACCAGAGCGCAGACAATGCCAAGAAGGAAGAATGCTGGAAATTCCAGATAAGAGGTAATCTGATAGACCGGGATCTCAAATGCCGCGACATCGCCAATCCAGACCCGTGAAAGAATTGTGCCGCAAACAGAGGCAATGACGATGGGCACAAAGGCAGTCGTTGCATAATGGCCAAGGATCACTTCCAGCGCGAACAGCACACCTGCAATGGGGGCATTGAAGCTGGCAGAGACCGCGCTTGCAACACCGCAGGCCAAAAGCGTGCGGCGGCTGGTTTCGGGCAGGCCCACGCGGCGGGTGATTGCCGTTGCAAGTGTTGCACCAAGATGAACGATTGGGCCCTCACGCCCGGCGCTAGCTCCGGAACCAAGGGAAATAGCCGTCAAAATCGCACTGCGAATTCCAGATCGCAGCCCCAGGCTTTCTGTACCGGATACGCGTGCCTCTATAACATCTGCTACGCCGCCGGTGCGCCGTCCCGGGTGAAGATATTGCAG is a genomic window containing:
- a CDS encoding chloride channel protein; amino-acid sequence: MSSHIKRLYGIAHSWIEPNWRVFAGTRQPELWILAAMIGFGVAVVAILFRLAIGAVQWVWLGDMSERVASTAAALPWWVILAAPMTGGLVVGLALQYLHPGRRTGGVADVIEARVSGTESLGLRSGIRSAILTAISLGSGASAGREGPIVHLGATLATAITRRVGLPETSRRTLLACGVASAVSASFNAPIAGVLFALEVILGHYATTAFVPIVIASVCGTILSRVWIGDVAAFEIPVYQITSYLEFPAFFLLGIVCALVAVIFQFSLIGTDYLTRRLTFPFFLRPVVGGFLVGLIALWFPQVLGVGYEATDQALRQQLPLTLMLALIVAKTAATSITLASRFGGGIFSPALYVGAMAGGAFGIIAASAFPEMASSQGLYAILGMGAVSAAVIGAPISTTMIVFELTGGYGLTIALLLTVSVAVGLNMAIHGRSYFHWQLEMRGLFVNVGPHKYLVQTVRVAEFLQPPNPEDDAEFLKDGFSFGDDMRVMTLTDTLETALRAFDETGLGRIPVVSSGKNRAFVGWAVQVKALAYFNDALIDANVEEHR